From a single Planctellipticum variicoloris genomic region:
- a CDS encoding tetratricopeptide repeat protein: MSQSDVGSLFEQGRAALKSRRVDDAIELFRKALTLEPQHAESLESLASALYVKGDFPAAAEYFARLADLLPTQPRFNVNLGAVLNRMGNHKQAEAALRKVLQRDPRNSDAYYNLGITYRKSNQTNLAISAYREAVRLNPQMAEAYYNLGNIYADLKNHTLAAMNFRKALESRPDFDKASLGLAQAEKLMESARQAISPFGRLAPPPNQVVVPTTSRELSEDEREEDRRKIYRLAEQIEQLAETAISYLQDTLEPRLMEIQKTVAGGRGRNLAIGRAGADFREAVEEWSNLRRQLRRKVLELRAHEELIATPDVAI; encoded by the coding sequence ATGAGCCAGTCTGACGTCGGTTCCCTCTTCGAGCAGGGGCGCGCCGCCCTGAAATCCCGTCGGGTCGACGACGCCATCGAGCTGTTCCGCAAGGCGCTGACGCTGGAACCGCAGCATGCGGAATCGCTGGAGTCGCTGGCGTCGGCCTTGTATGTCAAAGGCGACTTTCCGGCCGCGGCGGAATACTTCGCCAGACTGGCGGACTTGCTCCCGACCCAGCCGCGATTCAACGTCAATCTCGGCGCCGTCCTCAACCGTATGGGCAATCACAAGCAGGCGGAAGCGGCCCTGCGAAAGGTGCTGCAGCGGGATCCCCGCAACTCCGACGCCTACTACAACCTCGGCATCACCTACCGGAAGTCGAATCAGACCAACCTGGCAATCTCCGCCTACCGCGAAGCGGTTCGACTGAATCCGCAGATGGCCGAAGCCTACTACAATCTCGGCAACATCTATGCCGACCTGAAAAATCACACGCTCGCAGCCATGAACTTTCGAAAGGCGCTGGAGAGCCGCCCCGATTTCGACAAGGCCAGCTTGGGTCTGGCGCAGGCCGAGAAACTGATGGAGTCGGCCCGCCAGGCGATCAGCCCCTTCGGCCGGCTGGCCCCGCCGCCGAATCAAGTGGTTGTCCCGACAACCTCCCGAGAACTGTCCGAGGACGAACGCGAGGAAGACCGTCGCAAGATCTACCGCCTGGCGGAGCAGATCGAGCAACTTGCCGAAACAGCAATCTCCTACCTCCAAGATACGCTGGAGCCGCGGCTGATGGAGATCCAGAAAACCGTCGCCGGGGGCCGCGGCCGCAATCTCGCCATCGGCCGCGCCGGCGCGGATTTCCGGGAAGCCGTCGAAGAGTGGTCCAATCTCCGCCGCCAGTTGCGGCGGAAAGTCCTCGAGCTGCGGGCCCATGAGGAGCTCATCGCGACGCCGGACGTGGCGATTTGA
- a CDS encoding winged helix-turn-helix domain-containing protein: MNRIGAAAGTVWQTLSGTGALTIPKLIEASGLSRDLVLYGLGWLAREGKLQFLQRGRTRLVELADGEMQQTEAA; this comes from the coding sequence ATGAATCGAATCGGCGCGGCCGCGGGAACCGTCTGGCAGACACTCAGCGGCACCGGCGCGCTGACGATCCCCAAGCTGATCGAAGCGAGCGGTCTTTCCCGGGATCTGGTCCTGTACGGCCTCGGCTGGCTGGCGCGGGAGGGCAAGCTTCAGTTCCTCCAGCGGGGCCGCACGCGACTCGTCGAGCTGGCCGACGGGGAAATGCAGCAGACTGAGGCCGCTTAG
- a CDS encoding LptF/LptG family permease — MTFDRYLLRSFLHVFVVCFITSFGLMVVIDLFENLDEFINENGGKMRLQVVQAIFQFYAYRAIFFFDQGGAVMAVASAMVVLILFQRNGELHPLLAAGISMYRLLLPLVAGVIGVSVLLIINQEFIVPRFSAQAFENRGTGGPQTNEVEAVVDHSSMISIGGDSLQLAEQRLMGAVFTLPAPLVATELTVVNAHSARFLKPQGRRPAGWLLEGLRQRSDQFPLTEFGRTVVVPLKDPGRVFIATAISGDQLYKRNSNLSLLSLQELVTRIRCPAFSTRAVQQMILHMHTRLLQPAINVIAVLIVIPLMVRRESVGLVVDSALCGGALTLVFAVMHAFQQLGSLQLVGPELAAWAPVVFGGTLSAWLSGTIRT; from the coding sequence ATGACCTTCGACCGCTACTTATTGCGGAGTTTTCTCCACGTCTTCGTGGTCTGCTTTATTACGTCGTTCGGTCTGATGGTCGTGATTGACCTGTTCGAGAATCTCGACGAGTTCATCAACGAGAACGGCGGCAAGATGCGCCTGCAAGTCGTTCAGGCGATCTTTCAGTTTTATGCGTATCGGGCCATCTTCTTCTTCGATCAGGGGGGGGCCGTGATGGCCGTCGCCTCCGCGATGGTCGTGCTGATTCTGTTTCAGCGCAACGGCGAACTGCATCCTCTGCTCGCGGCCGGGATTTCGATGTATCGATTGCTGTTGCCGCTGGTTGCGGGCGTGATCGGCGTCAGCGTGCTGCTGATCATCAATCAGGAATTCATCGTTCCCCGCTTTTCGGCTCAGGCGTTCGAGAATCGGGGAACGGGGGGGCCGCAGACCAACGAGGTCGAAGCCGTCGTCGACCACTCTTCAATGATTTCCATTGGGGGCGATTCGCTGCAGCTCGCCGAACAGCGCCTCATGGGAGCCGTTTTCACCCTGCCGGCGCCGCTGGTGGCGACGGAGCTGACTGTGGTCAATGCACATTCCGCCCGCTTTCTCAAGCCCCAGGGCCGACGCCCGGCGGGATGGCTGCTCGAAGGATTGCGGCAAAGATCCGACCAGTTTCCGTTGACCGAATTCGGACGAACGGTGGTCGTACCCCTGAAAGATCCGGGACGTGTCTTCATCGCCACGGCGATCAGCGGCGATCAGCTTTACAAGCGAAATTCGAATCTGTCGTTGCTCTCGCTGCAGGAGCTCGTCACTCGCATCCGCTGCCCGGCGTTCAGCACACGCGCCGTCCAGCAGATGATTCTGCACATGCACACGCGTCTGCTGCAGCCCGCGATCAATGTCATCGCCGTGCTGATCGTCATCCCGCTGATGGTTCGTCGAGAGAGCGTCGGTCTCGTCGTCGATTCCGCGCTCTGCGGCGGAGCCCTCACTCTCGTATTTGCCGTGATGCATGCGTTTCAGCAACTCGGCAGCTTGCAGCTCGTGGGGCCCGAGCTGGCGGCCTGGGCTCCGGTCGTCTTCGGCGGCACGCTCAGCGCCTGGCTCTCCGGAACAATCCGGACGTGA
- a CDS encoding ArnT family glycosyltransferase, with the protein MSTNNAAAESRLLPTRFGLPVSERVWLLFGILLLAWRLVSLCWTPGELIPDEAYYWDWSRQLDGGYYSKPPLVAWIIAASTSLFGSREWSVRLPAVLLSTAGLVPVFLLTRQLYSTQAAAITVLALAATPGVTASSMFMTIDAPFLCAWCFALWTLWNLLKSPPNDWKWVLPAVVATAAGLLSKQTMFGLFPLLAFFLVLSREDRGWWRDPRLYIWTLASLLSLTPVVWWNLQHQWLTWQHTQDHFRATTTSPLQHLAWGGEFIASQFGVVSPLTLTLVLIVMLVGPFRWSPVPRREKFLLVFSAVPLMPVAVLSFLQRVQPNWPAAFYVTGFILLGGWVAGQISIDPQTDRWRRFWGSGVILGAALSASLYVLPVVLPMTGWAGTKIDPTTRFRGWRALAEAIDECRRKTPGGLPKLVIAATSRGPVSELAFYLPDQPRVYRWNAGGRIDSQHDVWGGPSGAAGASAIIVTEGLWPVDRELVAAFATVTPLSEIRIPLGNRRFHEYAVWRGTGFRQWPKFSSSQFPH; encoded by the coding sequence ATGTCGACGAACAACGCGGCCGCGGAGTCTCGCCTGTTACCGACGCGATTCGGGCTGCCCGTATCGGAACGCGTCTGGCTGCTCTTCGGCATTCTGTTGCTGGCCTGGCGGCTCGTAAGTCTTTGCTGGACGCCCGGCGAACTGATTCCCGACGAAGCTTACTACTGGGACTGGTCCCGGCAGCTCGACGGCGGCTATTACAGCAAGCCGCCGCTGGTCGCCTGGATCATTGCGGCGTCGACTTCGTTGTTCGGCAGCCGAGAATGGAGTGTGCGGCTGCCGGCGGTTCTGCTGAGCACCGCTGGTCTCGTCCCTGTCTTTCTCCTGACGCGCCAGCTCTACTCCACCCAGGCCGCCGCAATCACCGTTCTTGCGCTGGCTGCGACCCCGGGAGTGACGGCTTCGTCAATGTTCATGACGATCGACGCACCGTTCCTGTGTGCCTGGTGTTTCGCATTGTGGACCCTCTGGAACCTGCTGAAGTCTCCGCCGAATGACTGGAAATGGGTGTTGCCGGCCGTCGTCGCGACAGCGGCCGGGCTGCTGTCCAAGCAGACGATGTTCGGGTTGTTTCCGCTGCTGGCGTTCTTTCTGGTCTTATCCCGCGAAGATCGCGGCTGGTGGCGCGATCCTCGACTTTATATCTGGACTCTCGCGAGTCTGTTGAGCCTGACTCCAGTGGTCTGGTGGAATCTGCAACATCAGTGGCTGACCTGGCAGCATACGCAGGACCATTTCCGCGCCACGACAACCTCCCCGCTGCAACATCTGGCCTGGGGCGGCGAGTTCATTGCCAGTCAGTTCGGAGTGGTCTCGCCGCTGACTTTGACGCTCGTGTTGATCGTCATGCTGGTCGGGCCGTTCCGATGGAGCCCCGTTCCGCGTCGCGAGAAATTTCTGCTGGTCTTCAGCGCCGTTCCGCTGATGCCTGTGGCGGTGTTGAGCTTCCTGCAGCGCGTGCAGCCGAACTGGCCTGCCGCTTTCTACGTGACCGGGTTCATTCTGCTGGGCGGCTGGGTGGCCGGGCAGATCAGCATCGACCCGCAGACTGACCGCTGGCGAAGGTTCTGGGGCTCGGGTGTCATACTGGGGGCGGCCCTCTCCGCGTCATTGTACGTCCTGCCCGTTGTACTTCCGATGACCGGCTGGGCTGGCACGAAGATCGACCCGACAACGCGATTTCGGGGCTGGCGCGCATTGGCTGAAGCCATCGACGAGTGTCGTCGAAAAACTCCTGGCGGCCTGCCGAAACTGGTCATCGCGGCGACATCCCGCGGACCGGTCAGCGAGCTGGCGTTCTACCTGCCGGACCAGCCGCGCGTTTACCGCTGGAATGCGGGCGGACGAATCGATTCGCAACACGACGTCTGGGGCGGTCCCAGCGGGGCTGCCGGCGCTTCTGCAATCATCGTCACGGAAGGGCTCTGGCCCGTCGATCGTGAACTCGTCGCCGCGTTTGCGACGGTGACGCCCCTCTCCGAGATCCGCATTCCGCTCGGCAACCGCCGATTTCACGAGTACGCCGTGTGGCGGGGGACGGGGTTTCGCCAGTGGCCGAAGTTCAGCTCATCGCAGTTCCCGCATTGA
- a CDS encoding phosphatase PAP2 family protein, whose translation MVLLTLMIRWADLDPAISALFFDSETGDWSWAQSWPVQSLYLLGPVPAFLLAGGGALAWLMGWKLQGAVAPPNSAKFLVVLFLIGPGLVVNVGFKQTWGRPRPSQVRQFGGDREFVPVGTPGAGQHRNSSFPSGHAATAFYLMAPAFMVRSRRPRLAAGVAVAGGLFGLLMGLARIAQGGHWASDILWSAVIVYLTAVILARWLLVPIRRPVPAPASR comes from the coding sequence GTGGTGTTGTTGACGCTGATGATCCGCTGGGCCGATCTTGACCCTGCGATCTCCGCCCTGTTTTTTGACTCCGAAACGGGTGACTGGTCCTGGGCGCAGTCGTGGCCGGTTCAGTCGCTGTATTTGCTCGGACCTGTTCCTGCATTCCTACTGGCCGGAGGCGGAGCGCTCGCCTGGTTGATGGGGTGGAAACTGCAGGGCGCGGTCGCGCCGCCGAACTCGGCCAAGTTTCTGGTGGTCCTGTTCCTGATTGGACCGGGGCTGGTGGTGAATGTCGGATTCAAGCAGACCTGGGGACGTCCTCGTCCTTCGCAGGTGCGGCAGTTTGGCGGCGATCGGGAATTCGTGCCGGTCGGAACCCCCGGCGCCGGTCAGCACCGGAACTCCAGCTTTCCCTCCGGGCATGCGGCAACGGCGTTCTATCTGATGGCTCCGGCGTTTATGGTCCGGAGTCGAAGGCCGCGGCTGGCAGCCGGAGTTGCCGTGGCTGGCGGGCTGTTCGGGCTGCTGATGGGCCTGGCCCGGATCGCGCAGGGGGGGCACTGGGCGAGCGATATCCTCTGGAGCGCCGTCATCGTCTATCTGACGGCGGTCATTCTTGCACGATGGCTGCTCGTGCCGATCCGCAGGCCTGTTCCGGCGCCAGCCAGTCGTTAA
- a CDS encoding FAD:protein FMN transferase, translating to MPGARIHSSMIQTAVVMALAIGSVATGSRLLAGDATRFEYTERRLGVDVNLTLYADQESVANDAAAAAWRRIDALNLVLSDYDENSEAMRLCRTAQPGKPVAVSQDLWNTLRTARRFSELTDGAFDVTAGPLTKLWRRARRKQELPDPEQIAETRRHVGDKFVRFHPETRSIELAREGMQLDFGGIGKGLIAQEAFETLKSHGCRRALVAIAGDIVAGDPPPDAAGWKVGIAPLDKPDGPPSRHLLLKNCAASTSGDAFQFVEINGVRYSHFVDVATGVGLTRRCSVTVVAPDGATADGLATSACLLGPDRGLKLIDATPGAAGLYVVGADGGLVATPSVRLNDWLAPEQACGSARAAIVQE from the coding sequence ATGCCGGGCGCCCGCATTCACTCCTCCATGATTCAAACCGCGGTCGTAATGGCACTGGCGATCGGCAGCGTTGCAACCGGCTCCCGGCTGCTGGCTGGCGACGCGACGCGTTTCGAATACACAGAGCGGCGCCTCGGCGTTGACGTCAATCTGACACTATACGCTGACCAGGAGTCTGTCGCAAATGACGCCGCCGCGGCGGCCTGGCGAAGGATCGACGCCCTCAACCTCGTTCTAAGCGACTACGACGAGAACAGCGAAGCAATGCGTCTTTGCCGAACGGCGCAACCTGGAAAACCCGTCGCGGTCAGTCAAGACCTCTGGAATACGCTGCGGACGGCCCGCCGGTTCTCGGAACTGACCGACGGCGCGTTCGACGTCACCGCCGGCCCGCTCACCAAGTTGTGGCGTCGCGCCCGTCGGAAGCAGGAACTTCCCGACCCGGAACAGATCGCCGAGACGCGCCGCCACGTCGGTGACAAGTTCGTGAGGTTCCATCCCGAAACCCGATCCATCGAGCTGGCCCGGGAAGGCATGCAGCTCGATTTCGGCGGCATCGGTAAGGGACTCATCGCGCAGGAAGCATTCGAGACCCTGAAATCGCACGGTTGCCGCCGCGCCCTGGTCGCGATTGCGGGAGACATCGTGGCGGGAGATCCTCCTCCCGACGCAGCGGGCTGGAAAGTCGGCATCGCCCCCCTCGACAAGCCGGACGGACCTCCCAGCCGGCATCTGCTCCTCAAGAACTGTGCCGCCTCGACGTCCGGCGACGCATTCCAGTTCGTGGAAATTAACGGAGTTCGCTACTCGCACTTCGTCGATGTGGCGACCGGCGTGGGGCTGACGCGCCGTTGCAGCGTGACGGTCGTTGCTCCAGACGGCGCCACCGCGGACGGACTTGCGACTTCGGCTTGTCTGCTGGGGCCGGATCGCGGGCTGAAACTGATCGACGCCACTCCCGGCGCAGCCGGACTGTATGTCGTTGGGGCCGACGGCGGACTGGTTGCCACCCCCTCGGTCAGACTTAACGACTGGCTGGCGCCGGAACAGGCCTGCGGATCGGCACGAGCAGCCATCGTGCAAGAATGA
- a CDS encoding formylglycine-generating enzyme family protein, with product MLSLRTSRFVLQVLACVAAVAPMAAFAAEPGKAADMQPYVEMISGTDVKFEMLPIPGGEFLMGSPPAEADRKDDEGPQHPVKVDPFWMGKHEVTWNEYDIWSFNLDIKRRELEKKQPTDLDKGADAVTRPTKPYTDMTFGMGQRGFPAICMTQHAAKKYCEWLSAKTGHYYRLPTEAEWEYACRAGTTTKYSFGDDDADLDDYAWHYGNSNEKYQKVGLKKPNPWGLHDIHGNVAEWCLDKYEADFYSKFPLDKPAVFPLCIPNTEYPRVARGGSWDDDPPALRSAARNYSTDEWKQQDPQIPKSVWYMTDALQVGFRVVRPLKTPTVEERKTLQLDAILPSDAREKANRDQ from the coding sequence ATGTTGAGCCTACGTACCTCCCGGTTCGTCCTGCAAGTCCTGGCCTGTGTTGCGGCGGTTGCCCCGATGGCGGCGTTCGCCGCCGAGCCCGGCAAGGCGGCGGACATGCAGCCCTATGTGGAAATGATTTCCGGGACCGATGTGAAATTCGAAATGCTGCCGATTCCCGGCGGCGAATTCCTGATGGGAAGCCCCCCCGCCGAGGCGGATCGTAAGGACGACGAGGGCCCGCAGCACCCGGTGAAAGTCGATCCGTTCTGGATGGGCAAGCACGAAGTGACCTGGAACGAGTACGACATCTGGTCGTTCAATCTGGATATCAAGCGACGGGAACTGGAGAAGAAGCAGCCGACAGACCTCGATAAGGGAGCTGACGCGGTGACCCGCCCGACCAAGCCGTACACCGACATGACGTTCGGCATGGGGCAGCGGGGCTTTCCGGCGATCTGTATGACTCAGCACGCCGCCAAAAAGTATTGCGAATGGCTCTCGGCCAAAACCGGGCACTACTACCGACTGCCGACTGAGGCCGAATGGGAGTACGCCTGCCGTGCGGGAACGACGACGAAGTACTCTTTCGGCGATGACGACGCCGACCTCGACGACTACGCCTGGCACTACGGCAACAGCAACGAGAAGTACCAGAAAGTCGGCCTGAAGAAACCGAATCCCTGGGGGCTCCACGATATTCATGGCAACGTCGCCGAGTGGTGTCTCGACAAGTACGAAGCCGATTTCTACAGCAAGTTCCCGCTCGACAAGCCCGCGGTCTTCCCGTTGTGCATTCCCAACACGGAGTACCCCCGTGTGGCTCGCGGCGGTTCGTGGGACGACGATCCTCCGGCGCTCCGCAGCGCCGCCCGGAACTACTCGACCGACGAGTGGAAGCAACAGGATCCTCAGATTCCCAAGAGCGTCTGGTACATGACCGACGCTCTCCAGGTCGGGTTCCGGGTCGTCCGTCCGCTGAAGACGCCGACCGTCGAGGAACGTAAAACGCTGCAGCTTGACGCGATTCTGCCGAGCGACGCGCGGGAGAAGGCCAATCGCGATCAGTAA
- a CDS encoding Gfo/Idh/MocA family oxidoreductase has translation MDPHPSTSRRDFLKTSSVAAVGAGLAQISLQSSVYASGDDSVKIGLIGAGGRGTGAASQALSVAPNAKLTAVGDIFENAAQAAASNIKGAIGDKASRVTVTPETTFSGFDAYKKVIESGVDLVILATPPGFRPIHFEYAVNAGKHVFMEKPVAVDSVGVRMVLAANEIAKQKKLKVGVGLQRHHQVGYLETIQRLKDGAIGDILALRVYWNGGGVWDPRVSWEKKTSEMEYQIKNWYYYNWLSGDHINEQHIHNLDVGCWVKGKYPVKCNGMGGRQFRTDKKYGEIFDHHYVEYEFDDGTIMYSQCRHIPNCWNSVSEHAHGSKGTVDISGYKIDGAEKWRYRGPNPNPYQVEHDDLHAAIRSGAEYNEGDNGAYSTMTAIMGRDATYSGQVINWDDAMKSEISLMPKVFSFDADPPVKADAEGRYPVPMPGQTKVL, from the coding sequence ATGGATCCACACCCTTCGACGTCTCGCCGGGATTTCCTGAAGACCTCCTCGGTCGCCGCCGTCGGCGCCGGGCTCGCTCAGATCAGCCTGCAAAGTTCCGTCTACGCCAGCGGCGACGACTCGGTCAAAATCGGCCTGATCGGCGCCGGCGGTCGTGGAACCGGAGCAGCCAGTCAGGCCCTGTCGGTGGCGCCGAACGCGAAGCTGACTGCCGTCGGCGACATCTTCGAGAACGCCGCGCAGGCTGCCGCCAGCAACATCAAGGGCGCTATCGGCGACAAGGCGAGCCGCGTCACTGTCACGCCGGAAACGACCTTCAGCGGCTTCGACGCCTACAAGAAGGTGATCGAAAGCGGCGTCGATCTGGTGATCCTGGCGACGCCCCCCGGCTTCCGCCCGATTCACTTTGAGTACGCCGTGAACGCCGGCAAGCACGTCTTCATGGAGAAGCCGGTCGCCGTTGATTCCGTCGGTGTCCGGATGGTGCTGGCGGCCAACGAGATTGCCAAGCAGAAGAAGCTGAAGGTGGGCGTCGGTCTGCAGCGGCACCACCAGGTCGGCTACCTGGAAACCATTCAGCGGCTCAAGGACGGCGCGATCGGCGACATTCTGGCACTCCGCGTCTACTGGAACGGCGGCGGCGTGTGGGATCCGCGAGTGAGCTGGGAGAAGAAGACGTCGGAAATGGAGTACCAGATCAAGAACTGGTACTACTACAACTGGCTCTCCGGCGACCACATCAATGAGCAGCACATCCACAACCTGGACGTCGGCTGCTGGGTCAAGGGGAAGTACCCCGTCAAGTGCAACGGCATGGGGGGGCGACAGTTCCGGACCGACAAGAAATACGGCGAAATCTTCGATCACCACTACGTCGAGTATGAATTCGACGACGGCACGATCATGTACAGCCAGTGTCGCCACATCCCCAATTGCTGGAACAGCGTCTCCGAGCACGCCCACGGCAGCAAAGGGACGGTCGACATCAGCGGCTACAAGATCGACGGCGCCGAGAAGTGGCGGTATCGCGGTCCGAACCCGAATCCGTATCAGGTCGAGCACGACGACCTGCACGCCGCGATCCGTAGCGGCGCGGAGTACAACGAAGGGGATAACGGCGCCTACAGCACGATGACCGCCATCATGGGCCGGGACGCAACCTACTCGGGCCAGGTCATCAACTGGGATGACGCCATGAAGTCCGAGATCAGCCTGATGCCCAAAGTCTTCTCCTTCGACGCCGATCCTCCGGTCAAGGCCGATGCCGAAGGCCGCTACCCGGTCCCGATGCCCGGTCAGACCAAGGTCCTCTAG